In Alkaliphilus flagellatus, one DNA window encodes the following:
- a CDS encoding alpha/beta hydrolase, with product MINCIFNEIDIEINNYLYRENLYASLYRQKQKKPKAVILYFHGGGLLFGNRNDLPQTHIKKLCENNYAIISFDYRLAPEFKIPDILSDVISSINWYLDNRHDIFNSDIPYCLWGRSAGAYLCLLAGKEKYVENPFGILSYYGYGLLENFWATEPNPYYNKLPKLDHNSVSNMLSEKDKSADTRYSLYVYARQSGNWLSLIYDEPIKYLLLKYSLRGLDDPNKYPPLFLTHGFYDSDVPVDESKSLNRLIPNSELFLVSSDIHDFDRIEKSSSTNELLEKSINFLDKLLD from the coding sequence ATGATAAATTGTATTTTTAATGAAATTGATATTGAAATAAACAATTATCTATATAGGGAAAATTTATATGCCTCCCTTTATAGGCAAAAACAAAAAAAGCCTAAGGCTGTAATTTTATATTTCCATGGTGGAGGTTTATTATTTGGAAATAGAAATGATTTACCACAAACTCATATTAAGAAACTTTGTGAGAATAACTATGCAATTATTTCTTTCGATTATAGATTAGCACCTGAGTTTAAAATACCCGATATACTATCAGACGTTATATCCAGCATTAACTGGTATCTTGACAATAGGCATGATATTTTTAATTCTGATATCCCCTATTGTCTATGGGGTAGATCCGCTGGTGCCTATCTTTGCTTATTAGCTGGAAAGGAGAAATACGTGGAAAATCCCTTTGGGATCTTATCCTATTATGGATATGGTCTTTTAGAAAATTTCTGGGCAACTGAACCTAATCCCTATTACAACAAACTTCCTAAATTAGACCATAATTCAGTAAGTAATATGTTATCTGAAAAGGATAAGTCTGCAGATACCCGTTATTCTCTTTATGTGTATGCTCGACAAAGTGGTAATTGGTTATCACTAATCTATGATGAACCGATAAAATATTTATTATTAAAATACTCCCTAAGGGGACTTGATGATCCAAATAAATACCCGCCTTTATTTCTGACCCATGGCTTCTACGACTCTGATGTACCAGTTGATGAATCTAAATCCTTGAATAGGTTAATTCCTAATTCAGAGTTATTTCTTGTATCTTCTGATATACATGACTTTGATAGAATAGAAAAAAGCTCTAGTACAAATGAATTATTAGAAAAAAGTATAAATTTTCTAGATAAACTATTGGATTAG